In the Sus scrofa isolate TJ Tabasco breed Duroc chromosome 7, Sscrofa11.1, whole genome shotgun sequence genome, one interval contains:
- the LINGO1 gene encoding leucine-rich repeat and immunoglobulin-like domain-containing nogo receptor-interacting protein 1 isoform X2, which yields MLAGGAKSVPSPLLACWQPILLLVLGSVLSGSATGCPPRCECSAQDRAVLCHRKRFVAVPEGIPTETRLLDLGKNRIKTLNQDEFASFPHLEELELNENIVSAVEPGAFNNLFNLRTLGLRSNRLKLIPLGVFTGLSNLTKLDISENKIVILLDYMFQDLYNLKSLEVGDNDLVYISHRAFSGLNSLEQLTLEKCNLTSIPTEALSHLHGLIVLRLRHLNINAIRDYSFKRLYRLKVLEISHWPYLDTMTPNCLYGLNLTSLSITHCNLTAVPYLAVRHLVYLRFLNLSYNPISTIEGSMLHELLRLQEIQLVGGQLAVVEPYAFRGLNYLRVLNVSGNQLTTLEESAFHSVGNLETLILDSNPLACDCRLLWVFRRRWRLNFNRQQPTCATPEFVQGKEFKDFPDVLLPNYFTCRRARIRDRKAQQVFVDEGHTVQFVCRADGDPPPAILWLSPRKHLVSAKSNGRLTVFPDGTLEVRYAQVQDNGTYLCIAANAGGNDSMPAHLHVRSYSPDWPHQPNKTFAFISNQPGEGEANSTRATVPFPFDIKTLIIATTMGFISFLGVVLFCLVLLFLWSRGKGNTKHNIEIEYVPRKSDAGISSADAPRKFNMKMI from the coding sequence ATGCTGGCGGGGGGCGCGAAGAGcgtgcccagccccctcctggcCTGCTGGCAGCCCATCCTCCTGCTGGTGCTGGGCTCTGTGCTGTCAGGCTCAGCCACCGGCTGCCCGCCCCGCTGTGAGTGCTCCGCCCAGGACCGTGCCGTGCTCTGCCACCGCAAGCGCTTCGTGGCTGTGCCCGAGGGTATCCCCACTGAGACCCGCCTGCTAGACCTGGGCAAGAACCGCATCAAAACACTCAACCAGGACGAGTTTGCCAGTTTCCCGCACTTGGAGGAGCTGGAGCTCAACGAGAACATCGTGAGCGCCGTGGAGCCCGGCGCCTTCAACAACCTCTTCAACCTCCGGACGCTGGGGCTCCGCAGCAACCGCCTGAAGCTCATCCCTCTGGGCGTCTTCACCGGCCTCAGTAACCTGACCAAGCTGGACATCAGTGAGAACAAGATCGTTATCCTGCTGGATTACATGTTCCAGGACCTGTACAACCTCAAGTCCCTGGAGGTCGGTGACAACGACCTCGTCTACATCTCCCACCGAGCCTTCAGCGGCCTCAACAGCCTGGAGCAGCTGACGCTGGAGAAATGCAACCTGACCTCCATCCCCACCGAGGCGCTTTCCCACCTTCATGGTCTCATTGTCCTGCGGCTCCGGCACCTCAACATCAACGCCATCCGGGACTATTCCTTCAAGAGGTTGTACCGGCTCAAGGTCTTGGAGATCTCCCACTGGCCCTACTTGGACACCATGACTCCCAACTGTCTCTACGGCCTCAACTTGACGTCCCTGTCCATCACGCACTGCAACCTGACCGCTGTGCCCTACCTGGCCGTGCGCCACCTGGTCTATCTCCGCTTCCTCAACCTCTCCTACAACCCCATCAGCACCATCGAGGGCTCCATGTTGCATGAGCTGCTAAGGCTGCAGGAGATCCAGCTGGTGGGTGGGCAGCTGGCCGTGGTGGAGCCCTACGCCTTCCGTGGCCTCAACTACCTGCGAGTGCTCAACGTCTCTGGCAACCAGCTGACCACGCTGGAGGAGTCGGCCTTCCACTCGGTGGGCAACCTGGAGACGCTCATCCTGGACTCCAACCCGCTGGCCTGCGACTGCCGGCTCCTGTGGGTGTTCCGGCGCCGCTGGCGGCTCAACTTCAACCGGCAGCAGCCCACGTGTGCCACTCCGGAGTTCGTCCAGGGCAAGGAGTTCAAGGACTTCCCTGATGTGCTTCTGCCCAACTACTTCACCTGCCGTCGTGCCCGCATCCGGGACCGCAAGGCCCAGCAGGTGTTTGTGGACGAGGGCCACACGGTGCAGTTCGTGTGCCGGGCCGATGGCGACCCTCCGCCCGCCATCCTCTGGCTGTCGCCCCGCAAGCACCTGGTCTCGGCCAAGAGCAACGGGCGGCTCACGGTCTTCCCCGACGGCACGCTGGAGGTGCGCTATGCCCAGGTACAGGACAACGGCACGTACCTGTGCATCGCGGCCAACGCGGGCGGCAACGACTCGATGCCCGCCCACCTGCATGTGCGCAGCTACTCGCCCGACTGGCCCCATCAGCCCAACAAGACCTTCGCCTTCATCTCCAACCAGCCGGGCGAGGGAGAGGCCAACAGCACCCGCGCCACCGTGCCTTTCCCCTTCGACATCAAGACCCTCATCATCGCCACCACCATGGGCTTCATCTCTTTCCTGGGCGTCGTCCTCTTCTGTCTGGTGCTGCTGTTTCTCTGGAGCCGGGGCAAGGGCAACACGAAGCACAACATCGAGATTGAGTATGTGCCCCGCAAGTCGGACGCAGGCATCAGCTCCGCTGACGCACCTCGCAAGTTCAACATGAAGATGATATGA
- the LINGO1 gene encoding leucine-rich repeat and immunoglobulin-like domain-containing nogo receptor-interacting protein 1 isoform X1, with protein sequence MQVSERMLAGGAKSVPSPLLACWQPILLLVLGSVLSGSATGCPPRCECSAQDRAVLCHRKRFVAVPEGIPTETRLLDLGKNRIKTLNQDEFASFPHLEELELNENIVSAVEPGAFNNLFNLRTLGLRSNRLKLIPLGVFTGLSNLTKLDISENKIVILLDYMFQDLYNLKSLEVGDNDLVYISHRAFSGLNSLEQLTLEKCNLTSIPTEALSHLHGLIVLRLRHLNINAIRDYSFKRLYRLKVLEISHWPYLDTMTPNCLYGLNLTSLSITHCNLTAVPYLAVRHLVYLRFLNLSYNPISTIEGSMLHELLRLQEIQLVGGQLAVVEPYAFRGLNYLRVLNVSGNQLTTLEESAFHSVGNLETLILDSNPLACDCRLLWVFRRRWRLNFNRQQPTCATPEFVQGKEFKDFPDVLLPNYFTCRRARIRDRKAQQVFVDEGHTVQFVCRADGDPPPAILWLSPRKHLVSAKSNGRLTVFPDGTLEVRYAQVQDNGTYLCIAANAGGNDSMPAHLHVRSYSPDWPHQPNKTFAFISNQPGEGEANSTRATVPFPFDIKTLIIATTMGFISFLGVVLFCLVLLFLWSRGKGNTKHNIEIEYVPRKSDAGISSADAPRKFNMKMI encoded by the coding sequence GTGAGCGAGAGGATGCTGGCGGGGGGCGCGAAGAGcgtgcccagccccctcctggcCTGCTGGCAGCCCATCCTCCTGCTGGTGCTGGGCTCTGTGCTGTCAGGCTCAGCCACCGGCTGCCCGCCCCGCTGTGAGTGCTCCGCCCAGGACCGTGCCGTGCTCTGCCACCGCAAGCGCTTCGTGGCTGTGCCCGAGGGTATCCCCACTGAGACCCGCCTGCTAGACCTGGGCAAGAACCGCATCAAAACACTCAACCAGGACGAGTTTGCCAGTTTCCCGCACTTGGAGGAGCTGGAGCTCAACGAGAACATCGTGAGCGCCGTGGAGCCCGGCGCCTTCAACAACCTCTTCAACCTCCGGACGCTGGGGCTCCGCAGCAACCGCCTGAAGCTCATCCCTCTGGGCGTCTTCACCGGCCTCAGTAACCTGACCAAGCTGGACATCAGTGAGAACAAGATCGTTATCCTGCTGGATTACATGTTCCAGGACCTGTACAACCTCAAGTCCCTGGAGGTCGGTGACAACGACCTCGTCTACATCTCCCACCGAGCCTTCAGCGGCCTCAACAGCCTGGAGCAGCTGACGCTGGAGAAATGCAACCTGACCTCCATCCCCACCGAGGCGCTTTCCCACCTTCATGGTCTCATTGTCCTGCGGCTCCGGCACCTCAACATCAACGCCATCCGGGACTATTCCTTCAAGAGGTTGTACCGGCTCAAGGTCTTGGAGATCTCCCACTGGCCCTACTTGGACACCATGACTCCCAACTGTCTCTACGGCCTCAACTTGACGTCCCTGTCCATCACGCACTGCAACCTGACCGCTGTGCCCTACCTGGCCGTGCGCCACCTGGTCTATCTCCGCTTCCTCAACCTCTCCTACAACCCCATCAGCACCATCGAGGGCTCCATGTTGCATGAGCTGCTAAGGCTGCAGGAGATCCAGCTGGTGGGTGGGCAGCTGGCCGTGGTGGAGCCCTACGCCTTCCGTGGCCTCAACTACCTGCGAGTGCTCAACGTCTCTGGCAACCAGCTGACCACGCTGGAGGAGTCGGCCTTCCACTCGGTGGGCAACCTGGAGACGCTCATCCTGGACTCCAACCCGCTGGCCTGCGACTGCCGGCTCCTGTGGGTGTTCCGGCGCCGCTGGCGGCTCAACTTCAACCGGCAGCAGCCCACGTGTGCCACTCCGGAGTTCGTCCAGGGCAAGGAGTTCAAGGACTTCCCTGATGTGCTTCTGCCCAACTACTTCACCTGCCGTCGTGCCCGCATCCGGGACCGCAAGGCCCAGCAGGTGTTTGTGGACGAGGGCCACACGGTGCAGTTCGTGTGCCGGGCCGATGGCGACCCTCCGCCCGCCATCCTCTGGCTGTCGCCCCGCAAGCACCTGGTCTCGGCCAAGAGCAACGGGCGGCTCACGGTCTTCCCCGACGGCACGCTGGAGGTGCGCTATGCCCAGGTACAGGACAACGGCACGTACCTGTGCATCGCGGCCAACGCGGGCGGCAACGACTCGATGCCCGCCCACCTGCATGTGCGCAGCTACTCGCCCGACTGGCCCCATCAGCCCAACAAGACCTTCGCCTTCATCTCCAACCAGCCGGGCGAGGGAGAGGCCAACAGCACCCGCGCCACCGTGCCTTTCCCCTTCGACATCAAGACCCTCATCATCGCCACCACCATGGGCTTCATCTCTTTCCTGGGCGTCGTCCTCTTCTGTCTGGTGCTGCTGTTTCTCTGGAGCCGGGGCAAGGGCAACACGAAGCACAACATCGAGATTGAGTATGTGCCCCGCAAGTCGGACGCAGGCATCAGCTCCGCTGACGCACCTCGCAAGTTCAACATGAAGATGATATGA